Genomic window (Culex pipiens pallens isolate TS chromosome 3, TS_CPP_V2, whole genome shotgun sequence):
CttacatgtttttttcttaGTTATGTTTAATGTTATAATTCGAAAacggtttttgccttcctcaccttactgaggaaaggctataaaatcactcgaaaaatgaacttcttaattcgacctcgtagacctaccttcacgtatacctatcgactcagaatcaaattctgagcaaatgtctgtgcgtgtgtatgtctgtaagtccgtgcaccgaaaaaaatgcactcgattatctccggactggctgaaccgatttgggccgttctggtctcatttgatccgtcttagggtcccacaagacctatattaactattatgaagttttgttaagtatttcaaaagttatgctaaaaaaacgattctggctaaagtttgaaagattgtaaaaagggtggtttttgtaagaaaacccgtctgatcatacatttttagaaaggtatttgaaagacctttctaatgagcccaaaacattgaagatctgacaaccctatcaaaagttatgagcacttaagtgtcatttgtacacgtttcagaggccggatctcaaatattttgatgaaaaagttgtccggatctatcatgctacccatcgttggataggtaatcaaaagacctttccaacaagcccaaaacattgaagatctgataaccctatcaaaagttatgatcacttcagtgtcatttgtacacgtttcagaggccggatctcaaatattttgatgaaaaagttgtccggatctatcatgctacccatcgttggataggtaatcaaaagacctttccaacaagcccaaaagattgaagatctgatatccctatcaaaagttatgagcatttaAGTGTCAtctgtacacattttagaggccgaaTCTCTAAtatatcgatgaaaatgatggcCGGGTCAATTATGCAACCCGTGGTTAGTTGGACAATTGAAAGATCTTTCTAATGAgccttaaacattgaagatctgataatcatatcaaaagttattagcacttaagtgttatttatgcacttttcggaggccggatctcaaatattttgatgataaCGGTGTCCGGGTTTGGCATGCGACCCAtcattagttagataattgaaaaaccttccaaatgagcctaacacatcaaagatctgacgaccagttcaaaagttataagcacttaagtgttatttagacactttttggaggccggatctcagatattacgATGAAAATAGTGTCCGGGTTCATCATGTGATCCATCATTAGTTAGAAAACTGAAtggcctttcaaatgagcctaaaacatcaaaggtctgataaccctatcaaaagttatgagcactttagtgttGTGAATACAGTTTTTTGAGGCCAGATCTCTGATattatgatgaaaatgatgtccggatccatcgtaCGACCAACCGttagttggataattgaaagatctttcaaatgAGACTattagattgaagatctgataaccctatcgtTAGTCATACGCCGATAAGCCATACagtaaaacagtttttcgaattttcaactttatttcaagacattcgttgatttttttttctcagcatcttattttttattcgtAATTTTGAGTACCTTCTCGCGGATACCGGAAATAAACTCCCTGCACGGCCAAGTCTTTGCGCTCATTTTCCGACAAACCGCTCGTGCTGTACCCAGTCGCGGCTGTTCCCGTGTTCCTTTTGACTTTTCGTTCGACTTCAAGTTCGCGTCGCACCAGCGCTTGGATGGCCGCCAGGGAAGTGTTTAACTCCTTTTTGTCCCGGCCTTCAATCCGGGCTAGTGCAGCGGCTTTCGCCTCACTGGACAGTTCCTTTCGCTTCGATGGAACGCACACATCCTTGCTGCTACTGTTGCCGGACTTGCTCAAACTAGACGAGGGTGCTGGAGTTTCCGAGTTTAGCTGTTGACCCGGTCCAGTGGTACCGAACTTTACTTTCTGCTTGGCGATGAATTTCTTAAGCTTGTGGAACATTTTTAGATCCGCGGGCCGTGCTCCTTCGGCAATTGAGGACGTGCCACTGACAACTTAAGCTCTTCCATTTCCTTGGCGGTACCTGTTGAATCACGTCGTAATTAGTCACTTGACCTTGTTAatttacgaacaaaaaaataatcaatactCACTCGGCCGGATGAAGCGATCGATCATGATACTTTCCGCCAGTAAAACCCAATCA
Coding sequences:
- the LOC120417673 gene encoding uncharacterized protein LOC120417673, whose translation is MFHKLKKFIAKQKVKFGTTGPGQQLNSETPAPSSSLSKSGNSSSKDVCVPSKRKELSSEAKAAALARIEGRDKKELNTSLAAIQALVRRELEVERKVKRNTGTAATGYSTSGLSENERKDLAVQGVYFRYPREGTQNYE